In one Lycium barbarum isolate Lr01 chromosome 7, ASM1917538v2, whole genome shotgun sequence genomic region, the following are encoded:
- the LOC132602809 gene encoding bifunctional dethiobiotin synthetase/7,8-diamino-pelargonic acid aminotransferase, mitochondrial translates to MSPPPPTTLFTTLLRQPHHHLHRFLSTQPSIAYPLTHPIYTIWGSNTSLGKTLVSTGLSTSFLSSRNRKFIYLKPLQTGFPHDSDSKFVYSKFSQFFARNRPQFSVFASNHVIKSSVSAKDAVLRSGVEAERGKNLNLESRLQRSEKNRPVFASNNVLRSSVLGKDGVLRGGVEVEREKNVNLESTLRGTENNRPVFASNNVLKSSVLGKDGVLRGGVEVERDGVVNLGLYEESRLQGTENWETKGFSKLVCKTMYGWKEALSPHLVAVRENARVEDGELLGMLKGCLGGIDESESEKGEVLCVIETAGGVASPGPSGSLQCDLYRPFRFPAILVGDGRLGGISGTISAYESLKLRGYDVVAVVLEDHGLVNEGPLSSYLPERVPVLVLPPVPKEMSNNLMEWFQEALATFRSLEETMQSAFLERTSRLRDMPRKAHDIFWWPFTQHKLVPEQNVTVIDSRCGENFAVHKVNNNVDLITQQFDACASWWTQGPDATLQIELARDVGYATARYGHVMFPENVYEPALECAELLIDGVGKGWASRVYFSDNGSTAIEIALKMALRKFLFDHKIVSDDLVAENDESRVDLKVLALRGSYHGDTLGAMEAQAPSPYTGFYQQPWYKGRGHFLDPPTVAMCDGVLKLSLPPEIESQNPSVEDLTFSLRENIFKESRDTSKLADIYQSHIRQALQLIMDSSGSTQTGALIIEPVIQGAGGMEMVDPLFQRVLVKECRNKKIPVIFDEVFTGFWRLGAESATEFIRCKPDIACFAKLMTGGIVPLAVTLASEAVFEAFVGDSKLQALLHGHSYTAHALGCAAAVKSIKWFKDSKTNHNLISEAMLLRELWDSDLVRQISLLPAVHRVVVLGTLCALELRAEGSNAGYASLYARSLIQKLREDGIYMRPLGNVIYLMCGPCTSPESCSNILNKVYTRLEEL, encoded by the exons ATGTCACCACCACCACCCACCACCCTCTTCACCACCCTCCTCCGCCAGCCCCACCACCATCTCCATCGCTTTCTCTCAACACAACCATCCATTGCATACCCATTAACTCACCCAATATACACTATATGGGGTTCCAACACTTCCTTAGGTAAAACCTTAGTTTCTACTGGCCTTTCCACTTCTTTTCTCTCTTCAAGAAACCGTAAATTCATCTACTTAAAGCCTCTTCAAACTGGTTTCCCTCATGACTCTGATTCTAAATTTGTTTATAGTAAATTCTCTCAATTTTTCGCCCGAAATCGACCTCAATTCTCCGTTTTCGCATCGAATCATGTGATTAAATCGTCTGTTTCGGCCAAAGATGCTGTTTTGAGAAGTGGGGTTGAAGCAGAAAGGGGAAAAAATCTGAATTTGGAGAGTAGATTGCAAAGGAGTGAAAAAAATCGACCTGTTTTTGCCTCGAATAATGTGCTCAGATCGTCGGTTTTGGGTAAAGATGGAGTTTTGAGAGGTGGGGTTGAAGTAGAAAGGGAAAAGAATGTGAATTTGGAGAGTACATTGCGAGGGACTGAAAATAATCGACCTGTTTTTGCATCGAATAACGTGCTGAAATCATCGGTTTTGGGTAAAGATGGAGTTTTGAGAGGTGGGGTTGAAGTAGAAAGGGATGGGGTTGTGAATTTGGGGTTGTATGAGGAGAGTAGATTGCAAGGGACTGAGAATTGGGAAACGAAGGGTTTTTCGAAGTTAGTTTGTAAGACGATGTATGGGTGGAAAGAGGCGTTATCGCCACATTTAGTGGCGGTGAGGGAAAATGCTAGAGTTGAGGATGGTGAGTTGTTGGGGATGTTGAAGGGTTGCTTAGGAGGGATTGATGAATCGGAAAGTGAAAAAGGTGAAGTCTTGTGTGTGATCGAGACTGCTGGTGGTGTTGCTAGTCCAGGACCATCTGGTTCACTTCAATGCGACTTGTATAG ACCTTTCCGCTTCCCAGCTATTCTTGTTGGTGATGGAAGGCTAGGGGGTATTTCAGGAACTATTTCAGCCTATGAAAGTTTAAAACTTCGAGGTTATGATGTTGTTGCTGTAGTACTTGAAGACCATGGCCTAGTTAATGAGGGTCCTTTATCATCTTACTTACCGGAAAG GGTCCCTGTGCTTGTTCTTCCACCCGTACCAAAGGAGATGTCAAATAACCTGATGGAGTGGTTCCAGGAAGCGCTAGCTACTTTTCGTTCTCTTGAAGAAACAATGCAGTCAGCTTTTCTGGAGAGAACATCTAGATTACGCGACATGCCAAGGAAGGCACATGATATTTTCTGGTGGCCCTTTACTCAACACAAACTTGTACCCGAACAAAATGTGACAGTAATAGATTCACGGTGTGGAGAGAACTTTGCTGTGCACAAG GTTAATAATAATGTTGATTTAATCACTCAACAATTTGATGCTTGTGCAAGTTGGTGGACGCAGGGACCTGATGCTACTTTACAG ATTGAGCTTGCAAGAGATGTGGGTTATGCTACTGCTAGATATGGGCATGTAATGTTTCCTGAAAATGTTTATGAGCCGGCTTTGGAGTGTGCTGAACTTTTGATTGATGGCGTGGGAAAAG GGTGGGCTTCGAGAGTGTACTTTTCAGATAATGGCTCTACTGCTATTGAAATTGCTCTGAAAATGGCACTACGGAAGTTCTTGTTTGATCACAAGATTGTCTCTGATGATTTGGTGGCTGAGAATGATGAAAGTCGTGTTGATTTAAAG GTTTTAGCCCTCAGAGGATCTTACCATGGTGACACTTTGGGTGCTATGGAAGCACAAGCACCATCACCTTATACTGGTTTTTACCAGCAACCATG GTATAAGGGAAGAGGTCATTTTTTAGATCCGCCAACAGTTGCCATGTGTGATGGTGTTTTGAAACTTAGCCTTCCTCCGGAGATTGAATCTCAAAATCCCAGTGTTGAAGATTTGA CTTTCAGTTTGCGAGAGAACATATTCAAGGAAAGCCGTGACACTTCAAAGCTTGCTGATATTTATCAGTCGCATATACGGCAAGCATTACAGCTAATTATGGACTCAAGCGGATCTACTCAGACTGGAGCATTGATTATAGAACCAG TGATACAAGGTGCTGGAGGAATGGAAATGGTTGACCCACTATTTCAGAGAGTACTTGTTAAAGAATGCCGAAATAAAAAAATTCCTGTTATTTTCGATGAAGTTTTTACGGGATTCTGGCGTCTGGGAGCAGAG TCTGCTACAGAGTTTATCCGCTGTAAGCCAGATATAGCCTGCTTTGCCAAGTTGATGACTGGTGGCATTGTGCCCTTGGCTGTCACTTTAGCATCAGAAGCTGTATTTGAAGCATTTGTTGGAGATTCAAAG CTCCAGGCGCTCTTGCACGGTCACTCTTACACTGCACATGCACTGGGTTGTGCAGCTGCTGTAAAGTCAATCAAATGGTTTAAGGACTCCAAAACAAATCATAATCTGATATCTGAAGCTATGCTGCTCAGGGAG
- the LOC132602811 gene encoding zeatin O-xylosyltransferase-like: MADDQHSLESVVVFVVPFPAQGHLNQLLQFSCLISSYGIPVHFVGFKTHIHQAKSRNLQDLQKIHFHEFPTPHVDSPPPIIPNSTLKFPTHLQPSFEASKQLNEPFSNLLNEFSNKVKRIVVIHDPLMSSVVRDFSTIPNAESYAFNCSSVFTQFFSFWDAIGRPFTVESMPKYIPSLDGCFSFDIMNFMAYQHEFMHYRTGDLFNSCRLIEGTYVDLLNKLEMNANKNQWSIGPILPDLTICKKHSISRHKSLEWLDKQAPKSVLYVSFGSTTTMTDTQIQELAMGIENSKQKFLWVLRDADKGNVFDGETRKARLPEGYQERTEGIGIVVTDWAPQLEILGHTSIGGFMSHCGWNSCMESITMGVPILAWPMHSDQPWNATLISDILEVGIQVTEQAHQIELLSSSTIEKAVNILMVSKEGEELRSRAEKLGREVWKSRDEGGVSQLELNSFIAHISR; this comes from the coding sequence ATGGCAGATGATCAACACAGTTTAGAATCTGTTGTTGTATTTGTAGTGCCATTTCCAGCACAAGGCCATCTCAACCAGCTACTACAATTTTCATGTCTGATCTCTTCATATGGAATTCCAGTTCATTTTGTTGGCTTCAAAACTCACATTCATCAGGCtaaatcaagaaaccttcaagatTTGCAGAAAATCCATTTCCATGAATTTCCAACTCCACATGTTGATTCACCTCCTCCTATAATTCCAAATTCCACCTTGAAATTCCCAACACATCTCCAACCATCTTTTGAAGCCTCCAAACAGCTAAACGAACCATTTTCGAACCTCCTCAATGAATTCTCCAACAAAGTAAAAAGAATAGTTGTAATACATGATCCTCTTATGTCTTCTGTGGTGCGAGATTTTTCTACCATTCCAAATGCTGAGTCCTATGCCTTCAACTGTAGTTCAGTTTTCACTCAATTCTTTAGCTTTTGGGATGCTATTGGAAGACCATTTACAGTAGAGTCTATGCCAAAATATATACCATCTTTGGATGGGTGCTTTTCTTTTGACATCATGAACTTCATGGCCTATCAGCATGAGTTTATGCACTACAGAACAGGTGATCTATTCAACTCATGCAGATTGATTGAAGGGACTTATGTTGATCTGCTAAACAAGTTGGAGATGAATGCAAACAAGAATCAATGGTCCATTGGACCTATACTACCAGATTTAACAATATGCAAAAAACATTCAATAAGCAGGCACAAAAGCTTGGAGTGGCTAGATAAACAAGCTCCAAAATCTGTTCTTTATGTCTCTTTTGGATCGACAACTACGATGACTGATACACAAATTCAAGAATTGGCTATGGGGATAGAAAATAGCAAGCAAAAGTTTTTGTGGGTACTGAGAGATGCAGATAAAGGTAATGTTTTTGATGGAGAAACAAGAAAAGCTAGATTACCAGAAGGGTATCAAGAAAGAACTGAAGGAATAGGTATAGTGGTAACAGATTGGGCACCACAGTTAGAAATTCTGGGACACACTTCAATTGGTGGATTTATGAGTCATTGtggatggaattcatgcatggaaAGTATTACAATGGGAGTCCCTATATTAGCTTGGCCAATGCACTCTGATCAACCATGGAATGCTACACTAATATCTGATATTTTAGAAGTTGGCATTCAAGTGACAGAACAAGCACACCAAATTGAACTTCTTAGCTCATCAACAATTGAGAAAGCTGTAAACATATTGATGGTGTCTAAAGAAGGGGAAGAACTAAGAAGCAGGGCTGAAAAGTTGGGTAGAGAAGTTTGGAAATCAAGAGATGAAGGAGGCGTTTCTCAACTAGAGCTCAATTCCTTCATTGCTCACATTAGCAGATAG